Proteins encoded together in one Falco peregrinus isolate bFalPer1 chromosome 2, bFalPer1.pri, whole genome shotgun sequence window:
- the LOC101910447 gene encoding 5-hydroxytryptamine receptor 7-like encodes MLLRVSPRRFLEHHLLFVENAEQQHPAQKLLPNPFMTEEPSVPAEPDLPSSNLTNTTDCGEEILLYGDTEKIVIGAVLSIIILMTIAGNGLVIISVCIVKKLRQPSNYLVVSLAAADLSVAFAVMPFVTITDLVGGEWLFGKVFCNVFIAMDVMCCTASIMTLCIISVDRYLGITRPLTYPVRQNGKLMAKMVFTVWLLSASITLPPLFGWAKNVTVERVCLISQDFGYTVYSTGVAFYIPMAVMLVMYSQIYKAAKVSAEKHRFMNFPKHYEEDGVYCLEASSRGHHSSKRTKAVEECATLSKLLRQDRKNISIFKREQKAARTLGIIVGAFTFCWLPFFLMSTARPFICGIRCSCMPLRLERTLLWLGYTNSLINPLIYAFFNRDLRTTFWNLLRCRYRNINRRLSAASMHEALKATERHECIL; translated from the exons ATGTTGCTAAGGGTCAGCCCCAGGCGGTTTCTGGAGCACCATCTTCTCTTTGTGGAGAacgcagagcagcagcacccgGCTCAGAAATTGCTCCCGAATCCATTCATGACTGAGGAACCCTCCGTCCCAGCTGAGCCAGACCTGCCATCCTCCAACCTCACCAACACGACGGACTGTGGAGAGGAGATCCTGCTCTATGGGGACACTGAGAAGATTGTCATAGGAGCGGTGCTCTCCATCATCATCCTCATGACCATCGCTGGCAACGGTCTGGTCATCATCTCTGTGTGCATTGTCAAGAAGCTCCGGCAGCCCTCCAACTACCTGGTGGTGTCCCTCGCAGCTGCCGACCTGTCAGTGGCCTTCGCTGTCATGCCCTTCGTGACCATCACAGACCTGGTGGGGGGAGAGTGGCTCTTTGGGAAGGTGTTCTGCAATGTGTTTATCGCCATGGACGTTATGTGTTGCACAGCCTCCATCATGACCTTGTGCATCATCAGCGTTGACAG gtATCTGGGGATCACTCGGCCGCTGACATACCCTGTGAGACAAAATGGGAAGCTGATGGCCAAGATGGTCTTCACCGTTTGGCTCCTATCTGCCTCCAtcactcttcctcctctttttggCTGGGCCAAGAATGTCACCGTGGAAAGAGTCTGTCTCATCAGCCAGGACTTTGGGTACACAGTCTACTCCACGGGGGTTGCCTTCTACATCCCCATGGCAGTCATGCTCGTCATGTACAGCCAGATCTACAAAGCTGCCAAGGTCAGCGCCGAGAAGCACCGCTTCATGAACTTCCCCAAGCACTATGAAGAAGATGGTGTCTACTGCCTAGAGGCCTCCAGCCGGGGCCACCACAGCTCAAAGCGTACCAAAGCGGTGGAGGAATGCGCCACACTCTCCAAACTGCTCCGGCAAGACCGAAAGAATATTTCCATCTTCAAACGggagcagaaagcagccagGACCCTTGGCATTATCGTGGGGGCATTCACGTTTTGCTGGCTTCCCTTCTTCTTGATGTCAACGGCTCGGCCTTTCATCTGTGGCATCCGCTGCAGCTGCATGCCCCTGCGGCTGGAGAGGACTCTGCTCTGGCTGGGGTACACCAACTCCCTCATCAACCCCttgatttatgctttttttaacagagaCTTGAGGACTACTTTCTGGAACCTCCTGAGGTGCAGGTACAGGAACATCAACAGGAGGCTCTCCGCCGCCAGCATGCACGAAGCCCTGAAAGCCACAGAGAGGCATGAATGCATCCTGTAG